A genome region from Magnolia sinica isolate HGM2019 chromosome 8, MsV1, whole genome shotgun sequence includes the following:
- the LOC131252685 gene encoding uncharacterized protein LOC131252685, with translation MLSVGQQPTNSFSSSLLVQEGVSFCLEGFIFSQSIMLPRIFLFDENSLNSTPSSTTLSSTTITNQSQSTTTLNDSSFPSSGTSGTQGSSNGIFEDHPGLNPSSEHIVELQSAIHEKLGELADKDGQSRSRNINFEASSSKAASNCSEILSYMGGLDGEQKQLIKKLVNFRMKEGKRTRVRAIVYQTFHRPARTERDVIKLMVDAVENIKPICEVEKVGVAGTLYDVPGIVARDRQQTLAIRWILGAAFKRRISYRKSSLEKCSFAEILDAYRKRGIARQKRENLHGLASTNRSFAHFRWW, from the coding sequence aTGCTTTCCGTTGGTCAACAACCAACCAACTCGTTTAGTTCTTCACTACTCGTACAGGAAGGAGTCTCTTTCTGTCTGGAGGGATTCATTTTTTCTCAATCAATAATGCTTCCACGCATCTTTCTCTTTGATGAAAACAGTCTTAATAGTACTCCATCGTCTACTACTCTTTCTTCTACTACTATTACAAATCAATCTCAATCAACGACGACTCTTAACGATTCTAGTTTTCCATCATCTGGCACTTCTGGCACTCAGGGTTCTTCTAATGGGATTTTCGAAGATCATCCTGGTCTTAACCCTTCAAGTGAGCATATAGTAGAGCTGCAATCTGCTATACACGAAAAATTAGGGGAGTTGGCTGATAAAGATGGACAGTCACGATCGCGTAATATCAATTTCGAGGCCTCGTCATCGAAAGCGGCTTCCAATTGCTCGGAAATTCTCAGCTATATGGGGGGCTTGGATGGTGAGCAAAAACAATTGATCAAGAAGTTGGTCAACTTTCGCATGAAAGAAGGTAAAAGAACGAGAGTTCGTGCTATTGTTTATCAAACTTTTCATCGCCCAGCTCGAACTGAACGCGATGTAATCAAACTTATGGTTGACGCCGTAGAGAATATAAAGCCCATATGCGAAGTGGAAAAAGTAGGAGTCGCAGGTACTCTTTATGATGTCCCTGGGATTGTAGCCAGGGATCGTCAACAAACCTTAGCTATTCGTTGGATCCTTGGAGCTGCTTTCAAACGACGTATAAGCTACAGGAAAAGCAGCTTAGAGAAATGTTCATTTGCTGAGATACTGGATGCTTACCGAAAGAGGGGAATTGCACGTCAGAAAAGGGAGAATCTTCATGGACTGGCTTCCACCAATCGAAGTTTCGCGCATTTCAGATGGTGGTAA